In Streptomyces nodosus, one DNA window encodes the following:
- the purN gene encoding phosphoribosylglycinamide formyltransferase — MAESVAETVTESAAKRLVVLVSGSGTNLQALLDAIAATGVAAYGAEVVAVGADREGIEGLARAERAGLPTFVCRIKDHESREAWDAALTEAVSAYEPDLVVSAGFMKIVGKEFLARFGGRFVNTHPALLPSFPGAHGVRDALAYGAKVTGCTVHFVDDGVDTGPIIAQGVVEVRDEDDESALHERIKEVERRLLVEVVGRLARNGYRIEGRKVVIQ, encoded by the coding sequence GTGGCCGAGTCCGTGGCCGAGACCGTCACCGAGTCCGCGGCCAAGCGCCTGGTCGTGCTGGTCTCCGGGTCCGGCACCAATCTGCAGGCCCTGCTCGACGCCATCGCCGCGACCGGGGTCGCCGCCTACGGAGCCGAGGTCGTCGCGGTCGGTGCCGACCGCGAGGGCATCGAGGGCCTCGCCCGTGCCGAGCGGGCCGGGCTGCCCACCTTCGTGTGCCGGATCAAGGACCACGAGAGCCGGGAGGCGTGGGACGCGGCCCTCACCGAGGCCGTCTCCGCGTACGAGCCGGACCTCGTCGTCTCCGCCGGGTTCATGAAGATCGTGGGGAAGGAGTTCCTCGCGCGGTTCGGCGGACGGTTCGTCAACACCCATCCCGCCCTGCTCCCGAGTTTTCCCGGAGCCCACGGTGTGCGCGACGCGCTCGCGTACGGCGCCAAGGTCACCGGTTGCACCGTCCACTTCGTCGACGACGGCGTCGACACCGGTCCGATCATCGCGCAGGGCGTGGTGGAGGTCCGGGACGAGGACGACGAGAGCGCTCTGCACGAGCGCATCAAGGAAGTCGAGCGAAGGCTGCTCGTCGAGGTCGTGGGGCGGCTCGCCCGCAACGGCTATCGCATCGAGGGACGAAAGGTAGTAATCCAGTGA
- the purH gene encoding bifunctional phosphoribosylaminoimidazolecarboxamide formyltransferase/IMP cyclohydrolase, with translation MTAESTKRPIRRALVSVYDKTGLEELARGLHEAGVELVSTGSTASRIAAAGVPVTKVEELTGFPECLDGRVKTLHPKVHAGILADLRLDSHRQQLAELGVAPFDLVVVNLYPFRETVASGASPDECVEQIDIGGPSMVRAAAKNHPSVAVVTSPDRYADVLAAVRDGGFDLAARKRLAAEAFQHTAAYDVAVASWFASSYAPADTSVAGGPAEGAFPDFLGATYRRENTLRYGENPHQPAALYVDGSGGLAQAEQLHGKEMSYNNYTDTDAARRAAYDHDEPCVAIIKHANPCGIAVGSDVAEAHRKAHACDPLSAFGGVIAVNRPVSREMAEQVAEIFTEVIVAPDYEEGALEALTKKKNIRVLKAPNGPCNRVEARQIDGGVLLQATDRLQADGDDPANWTLATGEALGPDELRDLAFAWKACRAVKSNAVLLAKDGASVGVGMGQVNRVDSCKLAVERAGEERARGAYAASDAFFPFPDGPEILIAAGVKAIVQPGGSIRDEQVVEAARTAGVTMYVTGTRHFFH, from the coding sequence GTGACCGCCGAGAGCACCAAGCGGCCCATCCGGCGCGCGCTTGTCAGCGTCTATGACAAGACCGGGCTCGAGGAGCTGGCCCGCGGGCTCCATGAGGCCGGTGTCGAGCTCGTCTCCACCGGGTCCACCGCATCGAGGATCGCCGCGGCCGGTGTCCCCGTCACCAAGGTCGAGGAGCTGACCGGCTTCCCCGAGTGCCTGGACGGGCGGGTCAAGACCCTGCACCCCAAGGTCCACGCGGGTATCCTCGCCGATCTGCGCCTGGACAGCCACCGGCAGCAGCTCGCCGAGCTGGGCGTCGCACCGTTCGACCTGGTCGTCGTCAACCTCTACCCGTTCCGTGAGACCGTCGCCTCCGGTGCCTCGCCCGACGAGTGCGTCGAGCAGATCGACATCGGCGGCCCCTCCATGGTCCGCGCCGCCGCCAAGAACCATCCGTCCGTGGCCGTGGTCACCAGCCCGGACCGCTACGCCGACGTCCTCGCCGCGGTCCGGGACGGCGGCTTCGACCTCGCCGCCCGCAAGCGGCTCGCCGCGGAGGCCTTCCAGCACACCGCCGCCTACGACGTCGCCGTCGCCTCCTGGTTCGCGTCCTCGTACGCGCCCGCCGACACGTCCGTGGCGGGCGGTCCCGCCGAGGGTGCCTTCCCGGACTTCCTGGGCGCCACCTACCGGCGCGAGAACACCCTGCGCTACGGCGAGAACCCGCACCAGCCCGCCGCCCTCTATGTCGACGGCAGCGGCGGTCTCGCCCAGGCCGAACAGCTGCACGGCAAGGAGATGTCGTACAACAACTACACGGACACGGACGCCGCGCGCCGTGCCGCGTACGACCACGACGAGCCCTGTGTCGCGATCATCAAGCATGCCAACCCCTGCGGCATCGCGGTCGGCTCGGACGTCGCCGAGGCGCACCGCAAGGCGCACGCCTGTGACCCGCTGTCCGCGTTCGGCGGCGTCATCGCCGTCAACCGGCCGGTGAGCCGGGAGATGGCCGAGCAGGTCGCGGAGATCTTCACCGAGGTCATCGTCGCGCCCGACTACGAGGAGGGCGCGCTGGAGGCCCTCACCAAGAAGAAGAACATCCGGGTGCTGAAGGCCCCGAACGGTCCGTGCAACCGGGTGGAGGCCCGTCAGATCGACGGCGGTGTCCTGCTCCAGGCCACCGACCGCCTCCAGGCCGACGGCGACGACCCGGCGAACTGGACCCTGGCGACGGGCGAGGCGCTCGGCCCCGACGAACTGCGGGACCTCGCCTTCGCCTGGAAGGCCTGTCGTGCCGTCAAGTCCAATGCCGTGCTGCTCGCCAAGGACGGCGCCTCGGTCGGGGTGGGCATGGGCCAGGTCAACCGGGTGGACTCCTGCAAGCTCGCCGTCGAGCGGGCGGGCGAGGAGCGGGCCCGGGGCGCGTACGCCGCCTCGGACGCCTTCTTCCCCTTCCCGGACGGGCCGGAGATCCTGATCGCCGCGGGCGTCAAGGCCATCGTCCAGCCCGGCGGTTCGATCCGCGACGAGCAGGTCGTGGAGGCCGCGCGGACGGCGGGCGTGACCATGTACGTCACGGGCACGCGCCACTTCTTCCACTGA
- a CDS encoding bifunctional methylenetetrahydrofolate dehydrogenase/methenyltetrahydrofolate cyclohydrolase yields MTAQILDGKATAAAIKSDLTVRVAALKEKGVTPGLGTILVGDDPGSHKYVAGKHRDCAEVGIASIQRELPATATQDEIEAVVRELNEDPACTGYIVQLPLPRGIDENRVLELMDPDKDADGLHPMNLGRLVLNEPAPLPCTPNGVLTLLRRHGVEIKGAEVVVVGRGVTIGRPMPLLLTRRSENATVTQCHTGTRDLSAHLRRADIIVAAAGSAHLVRPEDVKPGAAVLDVGVSRNAEGKIVGDVHPGVAEVAGWISPNPGGVGPMTRAQLLVNVVEAAERSVD; encoded by the coding sequence ATGACCGCCCAGATTCTCGATGGCAAGGCCACCGCAGCCGCGATCAAGTCCGATCTGACCGTCCGCGTGGCGGCGCTGAAGGAGAAGGGCGTCACGCCCGGCCTCGGCACCATCCTGGTCGGGGACGACCCAGGCAGCCATAAGTACGTCGCGGGCAAGCACCGCGACTGCGCCGAGGTCGGCATCGCGTCGATCCAGCGCGAACTCCCCGCCACGGCCACCCAGGACGAGATCGAGGCGGTCGTCCGCGAGCTGAACGAGGACCCCGCCTGCACCGGCTACATCGTGCAACTGCCGCTGCCCCGGGGCATCGACGAGAACCGCGTCCTGGAACTGATGGACCCGGACAAGGACGCGGACGGTCTGCATCCGATGAACCTCGGCCGGCTGGTCCTCAACGAGCCGGCGCCGCTGCCCTGCACCCCGAACGGCGTGCTCACCCTGCTGCGCCGCCACGGCGTGGAGATCAAGGGCGCCGAGGTCGTGGTCGTCGGCCGGGGCGTGACCATCGGGCGCCCCATGCCGCTGCTGCTGACTCGGCGCAGCGAGAACGCCACGGTCACCCAGTGCCACACCGGCACCCGGGACCTCTCGGCCCATCTGAGGCGGGCCGACATCATCGTCGCCGCGGCGGGCTCCGCGCATCTGGTCCGGCCCGAGGACGTGAAGCCGGGCGCCGCCGTCCTCGACGTCGGTGTCTCGCGCAACGCCGAGGGCAAGATCGTCGGCGATGTCCACCCCGGGGTGGCCGAGGTGGCCGGCTGGATCTCCCCGAACCCCGGCGGTGTGGGCCCGATGACCCGTGCCCAGCTGCTCGTCAACGTGGTCGAGGCGGCGGAGCGCAGTGTCGACTGA
- a CDS encoding DUF3017 domain-containing protein, translating to MSTENTSESGDEVQRAAATEEPAVRDAVSAPDTEGRARRMTRRFPRLTRDTARPEGGGRAASGDAPAPARQWPILAVLGTVGLGLLLTALDMFRLGTILIGLALLGGAALRWARPDVGMLAVRSRFTDMITYGALGLAIVLLAMMAQPKPWLEIPFLDDTLHFTVRT from the coding sequence GTGTCGACTGAGAACACGTCCGAGAGCGGCGACGAGGTGCAGCGGGCGGCCGCGACCGAGGAACCCGCGGTGAGGGACGCCGTCAGCGCCCCTGACACCGAGGGCAGGGCGCGGCGTATGACCCGGAGGTTCCCGCGGCTGACACGGGACACCGCGCGCCCCGAGGGCGGCGGCAGGGCCGCCTCGGGCGACGCGCCCGCGCCCGCCCGGCAGTGGCCGATCCTGGCGGTGCTGGGCACCGTGGGCCTCGGACTGCTGCTGACCGCGCTGGACATGTTCCGGCTCGGCACGATCCTGATCGGTCTCGCACTGCTGGGCGGTGCCGCGCTGCGCTGGGCGCGGCCCGATGTGGGCATGCTCGCGGTGCGCTCCCGTTTCACGGACATGATCACCTATGGCGCGCTGGGTCTCGCCATCGTGCTGCTCGCGATGATGGCCCAGCCGAAGCCATGGCTGGAGATACCGTTCCTGGACGACACGCTGCACTTCACGGTCCGTACCTGA
- a CDS encoding helix-turn-helix domain-containing protein, whose protein sequence is MPRWKALPEELDPQVREFVGQLRRVVDRSGLSVFAVADRTGYSKTSWERYLNGRLLAPKGAIVALAEVTDTDPGHLTTMWELAERSWSRSEMRHDMTMEAIRISRARAALGDSRAAPEPDGAVSGAVSAVPSKAGGRVGTAPRAPGASPDGPGRTAGAQRAYGSAPAGGPGGAGGSGGTRRRRRLTLFLAGLAGAAVVIAAVFQLTGGDPEKPGTAAPKPSPTAPSPSPDLPPGVKCSGASCTGKDPEDMGCGGTRATTATSITLGTTLVEVRYSTTCGAAWARITRATLGDAVQVSTSGAARQTASVIEAGDTDAYTPMLAVAEASAAQACATLASRLTGCTR, encoded by the coding sequence ATGCCTCGTTGGAAGGCCTTGCCCGAGGAACTCGATCCGCAGGTCAGGGAGTTCGTGGGGCAGCTGCGGAGAGTCGTGGACCGCAGCGGGCTGAGCGTCTTCGCGGTGGCCGACCGCACGGGCTACAGCAAGACGTCCTGGGAGCGTTACCTCAACGGCAGGCTGCTGGCGCCGAAGGGTGCGATCGTCGCCCTGGCCGAGGTGACCGACACCGATCCCGGTCATCTCACCACCATGTGGGAGCTGGCCGAGCGCTCCTGGAGCCGCTCGGAGATGCGCCACGACATGACCATGGAGGCCATCCGGATCTCCCGGGCGCGCGCCGCGCTGGGGGACTCCAGGGCGGCCCCCGAGCCCGACGGGGCCGTGAGCGGGGCGGTTTCGGCCGTCCCGTCGAAGGCGGGAGGGCGGGTCGGCACCGCGCCCAGGGCCCCGGGGGCCTCGCCGGACGGGCCCGGCCGGACCGCGGGTGCGCAGCGGGCGTACGGGTCCGCGCCAGCCGGTGGTCCGGGAGGCGCGGGCGGGTCCGGCGGAACGCGCCGCAGGCGGCGGCTGACGCTGTTCCTCGCGGGTCTGGCCGGGGCGGCGGTGGTGATCGCGGCGGTCTTCCAGCTCACCGGCGGCGACCCCGAGAAGCCCGGGACCGCCGCACCCAAGCCGTCCCCCACGGCGCCCAGTCCGTCCCCCGACCTGCCGCCCGGCGTCAAGTGCAGCGGTGCGAGCTGCACCGGCAAGGACCCGGAGGACATGGGCTGCGGAGGCACCCGGGCGACCACCGCCACCAGCATCACCCTCGGCACGACCCTGGTCGAGGTCCGCTACAGCACGACCTGCGGCGCCGCATGGGCCCGTATCACCCGGGCGACGCTGGGCGACGCGGTCCAGGTGTCCACGAGCGGGGCGGCCCGGCAGACCGCCTCGGTCATAGAGGCCGGGGACACGGATGCGTACACCCCGATGCTGGCGGTGGCGGAGGCCTCCGCGGCGCAGGCGTGCGCGACGCTCGCCTCGCGTCTGACGGGATGTACTCGGTAG
- a CDS encoding malate dehydrogenase produces the protein MTRTPVNVTVTGAAGQIGYALLFRIASGQLLGADVPVKLRLLEITPALKAAEGTAMELDDCAFPLLQGIDISDDPNVAFDGTNVALLVGARPRTKGMERGDLLEANGGIFKPQGKAINDHAADDIKVLVVGNPANTNALITQAAAPDVPAERFTAMTRLDHNRALTQLSKKTGVPVSEIKRLTIWGNHSATQYPDIFHATVAGKNAAEVVNDEKWLAEDFIPTVAKRGAAIIEARGASSAASAANAAIDHVHTWVNGTAEGEWTSMAIPSDGSYGVPEGLISSFPVTTKDGVYEIVQGLDVNEFSRTRIDASVKELAEEREAVRSLGLI, from the coding sequence ATGACCCGCACTCCTGTGAACGTCACCGTCACCGGCGCGGCCGGCCAGATCGGCTACGCACTGCTCTTCCGCATCGCCTCCGGCCAGCTGCTCGGCGCGGACGTGCCGGTCAAGCTGCGCCTCCTGGAGATCACCCCGGCCCTGAAGGCCGCCGAGGGCACGGCCATGGAGCTCGACGACTGCGCGTTCCCGCTCCTTCAGGGCATCGACATCAGCGACGACCCGAACGTCGCGTTCGACGGCACCAATGTCGCCCTTCTGGTGGGCGCCCGTCCGCGCACCAAGGGCATGGAGCGCGGTGACCTCCTGGAGGCCAACGGCGGCATCTTCAAGCCGCAGGGCAAGGCCATCAACGACCACGCCGCGGACGACATCAAGGTCCTGGTCGTCGGCAACCCGGCCAACACCAACGCGCTGATCACCCAGGCCGCCGCCCCGGACGTGCCGGCCGAGCGCTTCACCGCGATGACCCGTCTGGACCACAACCGCGCCCTGACGCAGCTGTCGAAGAAGACCGGTGTCCCGGTCTCCGAGATCAAGCGCCTGACGATCTGGGGCAACCACTCCGCCACCCAGTACCCGGACATCTTCCACGCCACGGTCGCCGGCAAGAACGCCGCCGAGGTCGTGAACGACGAGAAGTGGCTCGCCGAGGACTTCATCCCCACCGTCGCCAAGCGCGGCGCGGCGATCATCGAGGCCCGCGGCGCGTCCTCGGCCGCCTCCGCCGCCAACGCCGCCATCGACCATGTGCACACCTGGGTCAACGGCACCGCCGAGGGCGAGTGGACCTCCATGGCCATCCCCTCGGACGGCTCCTACGGCGTCCCGGAGGGCCTGATCTCCTCCTTCCCGGTCACCACGAAGGACGGCGTGTACGAGATCGTCCAGGGCCTGGACGTCAACGAGTTCTCCCGCACCCGTATCGACGCCTCGGTCAAGGAGCTGGCGGAGGAGCGCGAGGCGGTCCGCTCCCTCGGCCTCATCTGA
- a CDS encoding carboxymuconolactone decarboxylase family protein, producing the protein MTRTDVLDREVARTMSALSAAAKKGLGDPALAELVMIRASQINHCAFCLDLHLRRAHENGESEDRIRLLNAWEETEGLYSERERAALALTEAVTVLTDGFVPDTVYERSAAHFDEAELAHLTGLIAVINGWNRLMVPRRIPPGGPMP; encoded by the coding sequence ATGACCCGAACAGACGTACTGGACCGCGAGGTCGCCCGGACCATGTCCGCGCTCAGCGCCGCCGCGAAGAAGGGGCTCGGCGATCCGGCGCTCGCCGAGCTGGTCATGATCCGGGCCTCGCAGATCAACCACTGCGCTTTCTGTCTCGACCTGCATCTCCGACGGGCGCACGAGAACGGCGAGTCGGAGGACCGCATCCGGCTTCTGAACGCCTGGGAGGAGACGGAGGGCCTCTACAGCGAGCGGGAGCGGGCCGCGCTGGCCCTGACGGAGGCGGTCACCGTCCTCACCGACGGATTCGTGCCCGACACGGTGTACGAGAGGTCCGCCGCACACTTCGACGAGGCCGAACTCGCGCATCTGACGGGGCTGATCGCCGTCATCAACGGGTGGAACCGGCTGATGGTCCCCCGCCGCATCCCTCCGGGCGGACCTATGCCGTGA
- a CDS encoding carboxymuconolactone decarboxylase family protein, translating to MTTYDESTTGAAYAPERPARTDWAEHAPAVYKAMIRVDAAARQGLDPTLCELVRIRASQINHCAFCLDMHTRDALAAGETVERIVQLSAWEESRHFYTEKELAALELTEAITVLTDGFVPDAVYEKAAAHFDEAELSQLIAVIAVINAWNRFGVTTRKAPGHYRPGQHA from the coding sequence ATGACGACCTACGACGAGAGCACGACGGGTGCCGCGTACGCCCCCGAACGACCCGCCCGGACGGACTGGGCCGAACACGCCCCCGCGGTCTACAAGGCGATGATCCGGGTGGACGCGGCCGCCCGGCAGGGCCTCGACCCCACGCTCTGCGAGCTGGTCAGGATCCGCGCCTCGCAAATCAACCACTGCGCCTTCTGTCTCGACATGCACACCCGGGACGCGCTCGCGGCCGGCGAGACCGTCGAGCGGATCGTGCAGCTCAGCGCGTGGGAGGAGTCGAGGCACTTCTACACGGAGAAGGAGCTCGCGGCGCTCGAGCTGACCGAGGCGATCACCGTCCTCACCGACGGGTTCGTGCCGGACGCGGTGTACGAGAAGGCCGCCGCACACTTCGACGAGGCCGAACTGTCGCAGCTGATCGCCGTGATCGCGGTGATCAACGCCTGGAACCGGTTCGGGGTGACCACCCGTAAGGCGCCGGGCCACTACCGGCCGGGGCAGCACGCATGA